In Bacteroidota bacterium, the genomic window AACGTCGGCCCAGCACACGGCCAACTCTTCCAGTACCAAGAATTGCAATTTCCATAGTTATACCCCAAGCGCTTCAACGATAAGGGTAGCAGCAGCCGTACCTGAATACTGCTGCTGTCCCGTAATCAAATTGCCGTCACGTATAGCATGAGGCTTGAAAGCGCTGTTCACAATAAAATTGGTGTCGGCCAGTTTTTTCGCTTCAGTCTCAATCCAAAAGGGCTGGATTTTCTGGCCGACATACTGATCAGCAAAAGCCTCTTCTGCATCTGCGAAGCCCGTCCATGTTTTGCCCTCAACCAGTAATGAGCCATTTGAAAGGTACGTGTGCAGCAGAATGCAGGTTGCATGACAAACTACTGCGACAACCTTGCCGGCTTCGTAACACCGCGCCACCATGCCGGCCAGTTCCTGGTTGTCGTAGAACGTGTACATTGGCGCCTGACCGCCACAAATGAAAATGGCATCATAATCGTCAAGATTAACCGTAGCGAGTTTTAAGGACTGCTCGACGCGTGCCATATGTTCGGGTGAATGGATAAATCCGAGACTGATCAGATCATCAGCAGAATACCCACTATCATCGCGTGGATCACTCCAGGAATCACCGCGTAAAGCACCCCCTTCGGGACTGGCTATGTCTACCGTATATCCGTTTTCAGAAAACACCCAATAGGGATGCGTTAATTCTGCCCACCAGAATCCAATGAGCCATCCCGTTTGTGCAGATGTAGCAGGATTAGACGCAACCATCAGGATGCGACGTGGCTGTAAAATGTCTATTGATGCACTCATAATTGACCGTTTTTTTAGGGTTGCTTAATTTTCGGTCAATTGTATATATTAGTCAAGAACACACCCAAAAGTAGCATACTATACTTTTAGTTAGATATGGCCACATTTGCGCATAACGGCAAGTCTTTTTCTTGCCCGGTAGAGTTATCACTCAGCGTAATTCAAGGGAAGTGGAAAATTTTGATACTTTGGCACCTGCGAGGCGATACATTACGCTACAGCGAGTTGCGCAAAGCGCTCCCCAGAATCACGCATAAAATGCTTTCACAACAGTTGAAAGAACTTGAAGCAGATGGTGTTGTGCACCGCGAAGTTTATCCGGTTGTGCCTCCCAAGGTTGAATACTCTCTTACACCAGAGGGCATGACCCTGCTGCCCATGCTTATAGAAATGCAGCAGTGGGGCATGCGGTTCAAACAAACCCACCACATCCAGATCAACAGATGATCGCATCCGCGGGCCGTTTACGTAGCGCCGGCTTGTTGCTCTTGTTGCTGGTGCTGCAGGCATGTAGCCTGTTTTCCACCCGGGATCCTGAAGAACCGGTTGACGAAGCCGGTACCTTTTTGCAACCCGACACTCCCGAGCAGGTGGTTGAAAACATTCAAGCTGCTATTGCAGAATTGAATACCCCGAACTACGGCCGCTCCATTAACCTGGAAATTGCCTTTACGCCTACCGCAACCGCAACAGCCCAGGACCCCACGATCTGGCAGAACTGGAGCCAGACTGAAGAACAGCAGTATTTCAGTACGATGGCTGCAGCAGCGGAATTTGGTATCGGGCACAACCTCCAACTGAACGACGAGACCCTTTCGATTATTTCAGAAGATCGGTTCGACCTCGACGCGTCGTACACCTTGACGATCAACCACAACCGTCCCAATGTCCCGACAACGGTCCAGGGCCGGCTTGTCTGGGTCATCCGCCAGGGAGAAGACGGACTTTGGAGCCTTGCGGAATGGACCGACCGGGAAGTGGGCAGCTCAGATTCGTGGAGTACGTTAAAAGCAGAGTTTATCAAATAGCGTGGCGGATTAATTTATGGAAGATCAGCCGGCTGTAGTGGCAAGGGCAATTGACTGACAATCAAACCGCCCTGGCTCATGCTTTTTTCCATCGCCACGCGTGCCCGGTAGTGTGATAAATTCCAGGAACGCCAGTCATTTTCCGGCTGCGTCTGCCAGGCTGCATACAGACTTCCCGCAAGCTTGCGCTGATCTGCCATATTTAGTTCTGGTAGCAACTCCAGCATTGCAGGGACAGCGTCTGCACTCAGGGTTAACAGGTATTCATGGTCCAATTCGGCGCCAGCAATCGCGCGCTGCATATTTGTTTTAACAATGAGTGCTTCGGGATTTACTATGTGTAACCCTAACACTACAACCGCACCCGCCACCACTGCACCGCGCATGAAGTTTAGGGTGTCATTTTTGATTGTAGACCAGCTAAACCAACCCAGCACAAACGCGAGCCATACTATAAATGCGCTTGCATAAAGTCTTAGTTCAGTAAGCCCATACGCCCCGGCATACAACCACATGCGCTGCGCTGCTGATACCAGCATCACCAACAATAAGCCCACTTGAATTACAACCAGGGCGTTGAATATAGCCGTGTGCCCCTGATGGGTGGGTTTAAAACACCGCTTCAAAATCAACGTCATACCCAAAGAAATAGCGGCAACTGCAATCAGTTCAAAGAATCCGTGGCGCGCATAGCTTGAAAGCGTTATGCCGCTGGCGGCCTGGATGTATTCAGCGCCGCCAAACAGATAGCCAAGTTGCATAATAACGAAGGTGGCAAACATCAGATTGACCAGCCCCAGAACAATGCCTACCTCCAGCATAAGCAACTTGAGCTTTTTACCTTTCGCCTGCTTACTCCGCTGATCAGTCACAACATCTGTAATAATACCACGCAGGTACGCGCCAGCTAGTAAAGTATACACCCCAATAACCAGCAGCCGCGTTGGCAACGAACCCATATCAACGGAAATCAAATTGTACATCAGGTCGCCAAACCCGGCATCTGCGGCAGAAAGTAACAATCCAAACACCAGCAGTACAGGCATAACAAGCAAAACGCCGCGGACAATTGACCGTGCAGTTTCTTTGTCAAGGCCGGCAAAGAGTACCTCCCAGCGTACGGTATTCCTCAAAAAGCGCGGGTAGCCAAGCAAGGAATGAAAGCCTGTTGAGAGCAAGCCTGGAACGCGGCCGGCTACCCTGTGCAGTTGCCTGGATTGCATGGAAAGCCCAAGCACAGCAAACAATCCCATTGTTGTAGCAAATTTCAACATGCTTGCATCGCGGCCTATAAACGACAGCGCAAGCATCCCGAGCGGCAATAGTAACCAACGTTCAAATTTCAACAGCGGAGCATCCCAGCGCGCTACAAGCCAGACACCAAGCGCAGCCACCGCCCCGACCCAAAGCATGGCACCAACACCCCAACCGGTTTCAAAAAGCAGCCTTTCGCCAATAATGCCCAGCAAAAGGGCGCCTAGAAATACCTCAATTCCAAGTTCAGATTTTTTGATCGTCATGATGATGTGCTGTGATGAGTTCAAGAATGGAGGCAATAATCAAAGTACTTTACATCACAAAGTGCATTAATGTTGCAAAGCTTATAGTTTTTTTCTCAGCTCCCCACCTCGCGCCAAAACGCACTACGAAACATGCGCCCTTTGAGCGGGTAGCTGCTTGTAATTGCGGGCAGCGGTACCATTTCGGCCCAGACATATCTCCACATGGATACTGCTTTACAATTTGATAATATGCGTCGATACCAGGAAGATCTATTCAGGGCAGAAAATGACAGACTTCAATACAGCTGAACACAAAAGACTTTCAGATTCCGAAAAGCGAAAAGCCGACTGGAAGAACTGGGGCCCGTATGTAAGTGACAGGGCCTGGGGAACGGTCAGGGAAGACTACAGCCCTGATGGTAAGGCATGGGATTTTTTCCCGCATGAGCACGCAAGAAGCCGTGCCTATCGCTGGAACGAAGACGGTATAGGCGGATTTTGCAACCGCATGCAGAATCTTTGCCTTGGGGTTGCATTCTGGAATGGGCACGATCCCATCCTGAAAGAGCGCCTCTTTGGCCTCAATGGCAACGAAGGTAACCACGGTGAAGACGTAAAAGAGTACTACTTCTACCTGGACTCAACGCCGACGCATTCTTATGCAAAGATGCTCTACAAGTATCCGCAGGTGGCATTCCCCTATGAGCATTTGATTGCAGCCAACAATGCGCTCGGCAAAACGGACCGTGAATACGAGCTGATTGATGCATTGCAAGAGGCTTTTGAAGCGCAACGCTACTTTGATATTTACATCGAGTACGCCAAAGCAGATGAGGAAGACATTATCTGCAAAATAACCGCAATAAATCGCGGACCAGAAGCAGCTGAGTTGCACATTCTGCCCCATGTTTGGTTTAGAAATACGTGGTCCTGGGGTCACAATGACACCAAGCCTACACTGGAAGACCGGTCAACAAAGCGGAATTCGGGTATCCGCGCTACACACAGACATCTGGGTGAACGGTGGTGGTATGCGGAAGCAAGCGATACCACTAAACCGCGCCTCCTGTTTACGGAAAACGACACAAACGCCGAACGCCTGTTTGGTGCGACCAATCCTTCGCCTTATGTAAAAGATGCGTTTCATAGCGCAGTCATTGAACAAGCAGAAGGCGTAACCAACGAGGCCGGTGTCGGGACCAAAGCAGCAGCGCACCTGGCCACGGTAATTGAGCCAGGCGCCTCTTATACCGTTTCAGTTCGCTTTGCCAGCAAGCGACTCACCAACCCGTTTGACGATTTTGACGACATTCTGGAAAAACGCATTGATGAAGCCAATGCGTTTTACCACGCTGTTCAGAGTCCTAATTTGAACGAAGATGAGTTACGGGTCCAGCGCCAGGCTTTTGCCGGCCTGATGTGGAGTAAACAATTCTACCATTACAGCCTTGAGAAATGGCTTGAAGGAGACAAGAACTTCCCGCAACCGCCCGATGCCCGCAAACGCGGCCGTAATTCGGATTGGCAGCACCTGTACAACCTCGACGTCATCTCGATGCCTGACAAGTGGGAATACCCCTGGTACGCGGCATGGGACCTGGCATTCCACATGATTCCGGTTGCGATGATTGACCCTGAATGGGCCAAGCGGCAGTTGATTCTCATGACACGGGAATGGTACATGCACCCCAACGGGCAGCTGCCGGCTTACGAGTGGGCATTTGGTGATGTAAATCCACCTGTACATGCATGGGCCGCCTGGCGCGTCTATAAAATTACAGAAAAAGCAACGGGGCATGCCGA contains:
- a CDS encoding type 1 glutamine amidotransferase domain-containing protein; protein product: MSASIDILQPRRILMVASNPATSAQTGWLIGFWWAELTHPYWVFSENGYTVDIASPEGGALRGDSWSDPRDDSGYSADDLISLGFIHSPEHMARVEQSLKLATVNLDDYDAIFICGGQAPMYTFYDNQELAGMVARCYEAGKVVAVVCHATCILLHTYLSNGSLLVEGKTWTGFADAEEAFADQYVGQKIQPFWIETEAKKLADTNFIVNSAFKPHAIRDGNLITGQQQYSGTAAATLIVEALGV
- a CDS encoding helix-turn-helix domain-containing protein is translated as MATFAHNGKSFSCPVELSLSVIQGKWKILILWHLRGDTLRYSELRKALPRITHKMLSQQLKELEADGVVHREVYPVVPPKVEYSLTPEGMTLLPMLIEMQQWGMRFKQTHHIQINR
- a CDS encoding DUF4173 domain-containing protein, with amino-acid sequence MTIKKSELGIEVFLGALLLGIIGERLLFETGWGVGAMLWVGAVAALGVWLVARWDAPLLKFERWLLLPLGMLALSFIGRDASMLKFATTMGLFAVLGLSMQSRQLHRVAGRVPGLLSTGFHSLLGYPRFLRNTVRWEVLFAGLDKETARSIVRGVLLVMPVLLVFGLLLSAADAGFGDLMYNLISVDMGSLPTRLLVIGVYTLLAGAYLRGIITDVVTDQRSKQAKGKKLKLLMLEVGIVLGLVNLMFATFVIMQLGYLFGGAEYIQAASGITLSSYARHGFFELIAVAAISLGMTLILKRCFKPTHQGHTAIFNALVVIQVGLLLVMLVSAAQRMWLYAGAYGLTELRLYASAFIVWLAFVLGWFSWSTIKNDTLNFMRGAVVAGAVVVLGLHIVNPEALIVKTNMQRAIAGAELDHEYLLTLSADAVPAMLELLPELNMADQRKLAGSLYAAWQTQPENDWRSWNLSHYRARVAMEKSMSQGGLIVSQLPLPLQPADLP
- a CDS encoding glucosidase; protein product: MTDFNTAEHKRLSDSEKRKADWKNWGPYVSDRAWGTVREDYSPDGKAWDFFPHEHARSRAYRWNEDGIGGFCNRMQNLCLGVAFWNGHDPILKERLFGLNGNEGNHGEDVKEYYFYLDSTPTHSYAKMLYKYPQVAFPYEHLIAANNALGKTDREYELIDALQEAFEAQRYFDIYIEYAKADEEDIICKITAINRGPEAAELHILPHVWFRNTWSWGHNDTKPTLEDRSTKRNSGIRATHRHLGERWWYAEASDTTKPRLLFTENDTNAERLFGATNPSPYVKDAFHSAVIEQAEGVTNEAGVGTKAAAHLATVIEPGASYTVSVRFASKRLTNPFDDFDDILEKRIDEANAFYHAVQSPNLNEDELRVQRQAFAGLMWSKQFYHYSLEKWLEGDKNFPQPPDARKRGRNSDWQHLYNLDVISMPDKWEYPWYAAWDLAFHMIPVAMIDPEWAKRQLILMTREWYMHPNGQLPAYEWAFGDVNPPVHAWAAWRVYKITEKATGHADTVFLEKIFHKMLLNFTWWINRKDDSGNNIFQGGFLGLDNIGVFDRSASLPSGGYLEQADGTAWMGMFCLNMLTISLELAKTRPAYEDVATKFFEHFVYIANAINAQYEENGLWHEENGFYYDALKTPNGQHIPLMIHSFVGLIPLFAVETIEPEVLERLPRFRRRMEWFIKHRKHLMKNLTLLNPHKNEGRCLLSLVNEKQLRRILKRMLDEDQFLSDYGLRGLSKEHEDNPFVINIDGNVHSVEYEPAESKTYLFGGNSNWRGPIWYPVNYLMIESLQKFNH